A genomic region of Pseudomonas frederiksbergensis contains the following coding sequences:
- a CDS encoding precorrin-2 C(20)-methyltransferase, translating into MQQPGRLIGLGVGPGDPELITVKALRLLRESPVVAYFVAKGKKGNAFGIIEAHLQDAQTLLPLVYPVTTEALAPPLSYEQVISDFYDAASEQLAAHLDAGRDVAVICEGDPFFYGSYMYLHDRLAERYEAEVVPGVCSMLGGASVLGAPLVYRNQSLSVLSGVLPHEELKRRLADADAAVVMKLGRNFPKVRQVLEELGLAERALYVERATMANQKIVPLDQVEPMSSPYFSLIIVPGERWQG; encoded by the coding sequence ATGCAGCAACCTGGACGTTTGATCGGCCTTGGTGTGGGTCCTGGTGATCCGGAACTGATCACTGTCAAAGCCTTGCGCCTGTTGCGCGAGTCGCCGGTGGTGGCGTACTTCGTCGCCAAGGGTAAAAAAGGCAATGCGTTCGGTATCATTGAAGCGCATTTACAGGACGCGCAGACGCTGTTGCCGCTGGTCTACCCGGTGACCACCGAGGCCTTGGCGCCGCCGCTGTCCTACGAGCAAGTGATCAGCGACTTCTATGACGCTGCCAGCGAACAACTCGCTGCACATCTGGATGCCGGACGTGACGTGGCGGTGATCTGCGAAGGCGACCCGTTCTTCTACGGCTCCTATATGTACCTGCATGATCGCCTCGCCGAGCGTTACGAGGCCGAAGTCGTGCCAGGCGTATGCTCGATGCTCGGCGGCGCCTCGGTGCTCGGTGCGCCGCTGGTGTATCGCAATCAGAGCCTGTCGGTGTTGTCCGGGGTGCTACCGCACGAAGAACTCAAGCGTCGTTTGGCGGATGCCGACGCGGCGGTGGTGATGAAGCTGGGGCGTAACTTTCCCAAGGTTCGTCAGGTGCTGGAAGAACTCGGCCTGGCAGAGCGTGCGCTGTACGTTGAGCGCGCCACCATGGCCAATCAGAAGATCGTGCCGCTGGATCAGGTTGAGCCGATGTCCTCGCCGTATTTTTCGTTGATCATCGTTCCCGGCGAAAGGTGGCAAGGCTGA
- the cobJ gene encoding precorrin-3B C(17)-methyltransferase, which translates to MTRPVPAIVILGNGSLATARKIQQMYPGALIHGLAERVDGADRVYREFGATLRQLYQHDTPIIALCAAGIVIRTLAPLLLEKGAEPPVLAVAEDGSAVVPLLGGLGGVNVLAREIADGLGVAAAITTSGELRFGTCLLNPPSGYALGDLELGKRFVSDLLAGESVRIEGAAPWLAQAQLPQDPQAHLTIHVGSAEREPAVNELLIYPQNVLVAVSADVADLPNAIRDVLHQAKIAVQSVACLLASDQQMASPALREAALELGVPLRFATAGSVAELAENAAGQSVSIHANNGIALAVADRPLDPLLIGRPRGRLAVIGLGPGAAELMVPAVKAELARANDVLGYETYVRMAGPFRADQVLHCTDNREEMQRARHAFELAAQGRSVVVVSSGDPGVFAMAAAVLEALHESSDSSWHSVDLEILPGVSASLATAAQAGAPLGHDFCVMSLSDNLKPWTIIEKRLDLAAEADLALAFYNPISRSRPWQLGRALEIVAQHRTPETPVVLGRDIGRPGQTLRVTTLGQLTPEQVDMRTMVLIGSSTTCVFPRAEGGEWVYTPRWYPAKPVS; encoded by the coding sequence ATGACTCGTCCAGTTCCGGCGATTGTCATTCTGGGTAATGGCAGCCTCGCGACCGCACGCAAGATCCAGCAGATGTACCCAGGCGCCCTGATCCACGGTCTGGCCGAACGGGTCGACGGCGCGGACCGCGTTTACCGCGAGTTTGGCGCGACCCTGCGTCAGCTCTACCAACATGACACGCCGATCATCGCGCTGTGTGCAGCCGGCATCGTCATTCGCACGCTGGCGCCATTGTTGTTGGAAAAAGGTGCTGAGCCGCCGGTGCTGGCCGTCGCCGAGGATGGCAGCGCGGTGGTGCCGTTGTTGGGCGGTCTGGGTGGGGTGAACGTGCTGGCCCGCGAGATTGCGGACGGTTTGGGCGTGGCTGCGGCCATCACCACCAGTGGTGAATTGCGCTTTGGCACGTGCTTGCTCAATCCGCCGAGTGGTTATGCATTGGGCGATCTGGAACTGGGCAAGCGCTTTGTTTCGGATTTGCTGGCCGGTGAGAGCGTGCGTATCGAAGGCGCTGCTCCGTGGCTGGCTCAGGCGCAGCTACCGCAGGATCCGCAGGCGCATCTGACCATTCATGTCGGCAGTGCCGAACGCGAGCCTGCGGTCAATGAATTGCTGATCTACCCGCAAAATGTTCTGGTCGCGGTGAGCGCCGATGTTGCAGATCTGCCGAACGCCATACGCGATGTCTTGCACCAAGCGAAAATCGCCGTGCAATCGGTGGCGTGTCTGTTGGCCAGTGATCAGCAGATGGCCAGCCCGGCGTTGCGTGAAGCGGCGCTGGAACTGGGTGTGCCGCTGCGTTTTGCGACGGCTGGCTCTGTGGCTGAACTGGCAGAAAACGCTGCCGGACAATCCGTGTCTATCCACGCAAACAACGGGATTGCCCTCGCGGTCGCCGACCGGCCGTTGGACCCGTTACTGATCGGTCGTCCACGCGGGCGCTTGGCCGTGATCGGTCTGGGCCCTGGCGCTGCGGAACTGATGGTGCCGGCGGTCAAGGCGGAACTGGCTCGTGCCAACGACGTGCTTGGCTACGAAACCTATGTGCGCATGGCCGGGCCGTTCCGCGCCGATCAAGTGTTGCACTGCACCGATAATCGCGAGGAAATGCAGCGCGCGCGTCACGCTTTCGAACTGGCCGCCCAAGGGCGTTCGGTGGTGGTGGTTTCGTCCGGTGATCCGGGGGTGTTCGCCATGGCGGCGGCGGTGCTCGAAGCGTTGCATGAATCCAGCGATTCGAGCTGGCACAGCGTCGATCTGGAAATTCTGCCGGGTGTCTCTGCATCGCTGGCGACCGCCGCACAAGCGGGCGCACCGTTGGGGCATGACTTCTGCGTGATGTCACTGTCGGACAACCTGAAACCCTGGACGATCATCGAGAAGCGTTTGGACCTCGCGGCAGAGGCTGACCTGGCCTTGGCCTTCTACAACCCGATCTCGCGTTCGCGGCCGTGGCAATTGGGCCGTGCGCTGGAAATCGTCGCCCAGCATCGCACGCCCGAAACGCCGGTGGTGCTGGGGCGGGATATCGGTCGTCCGGGCCAGACGCTGCGGGTCACCACGCTTGGGCAACTGACACCCGAACAGGTTGATATGCGCACCATGGTGCTGATTGGCTCATCCACCACCTGCGTGTTCCCGCGTGCCGAGGGTGGTGAGTGGGTTTATACGCCGCGCTGGTATCCAGCCAAGCCAGTCTCCTGA